The DNA sequence CCGGACAGCGACACGGTCACCCCGATCTCGCCGCCCCGGGTGGTCCCCGCGTCGGCCTGCTCGCGGAACGCGGTCACCGCGGCCCGGGCACCCCAGATCGGGCCCAGCAGGTTGACCTCGACCAGCGCGCGGGCCCGGTCCTCGGCGATGTCGGTGACGGTGCCGTCGAACCCGACGCCGGCGTTGCTCACCCAGGCGCCCAGCGGCGCGAGCTCGCGGGCCCGGGCCACCGCCGCCGCGGACGCTGCGGGGTCGGTGACGTCGCAGGCGGTGCCGGCGGCCGCCCCGATCCGGGCCGCGGTGGCCCGTGCCGCTGCCTCGTCGAGGTCGGTGACCAGCACCCGGTAGCCGCGCCCGACGAGCTCCCGGGCGATCTGCTCGCCGATGCCGCGGGCCGCGCCGGTGACCACCGCGGAGAGGGGCGAGTGCGCGGGGACCTCGTGTCGACGACGCTGCCGGCTCATGCGCGGCAGTATGCCCTACCCGTCGGTAACCCCCGGCCCGGTGTCGCGGCCGGTGCCCGGCAGGGCCAGACTCCGGACCCGTGACCGCCGCGATGCACCTGCCCCGGTTCCTCGTCCGCCAGCGGATCACCCTCGGCGTGAACCGCTACGACGTGCACGCCGCGAACCCCGACGGCAGCGCCGGGGCGCTCATGGCGTTCGCCCAGCAGAAGCGGTTCGCCTTCAGGGAGCAGGTCACCTTCTGGTCCGACGACAGCCGCTCCCGCGCGGTGTTCTCCTTCCGCGCCCGCCAACGCCTCGACGTCCGCGCCGAGCACGACGTGTTCGACGAGCACGGCCAGGTGATCGGCACCTTCGGCAAGCGGTTCGGGGCGAGCCTGCTGCGCTCGACCTGGACGCTGACCGCGCCCGGGATCGCCGCGACCGGGCGCGAACGGAGCCTGGGCGTCGCGCTGCTGCGCCGGGTCGCGGAGAACCTGCCGCTGCCG is a window from the Pseudonocardia sp. HH130629-09 genome containing:
- a CDS encoding SDR family NAD(P)-dependent oxidoreductase, producing MSRQRRRHEVPAHSPLSAVVTGAARGIGEQIARELVGRGYRVLVTDLDEAAARATAARIGAAAGTACDVTDPAASAAAVARARELAPLGAWVSNAGVGFDGTVTDIAEDRARALVEVNLLGPIWGARAAVTAFREQADAGTTRGGEIGVTVSLSGLGPVPGLSVYAASKAGALSVVSALASEVRREGIGVHAVCPDGVNTELLRSMTPGGQGQALVRSGVLVTPEQVATALVGMFGTGRVYRTLPAWRGALLRLTALAPGPALRLEPAMRALGERRARSLRP